A portion of the Pseudarthrobacter sp. L1SW genome contains these proteins:
- a CDS encoding YafY family protein: MSVSRTERLLNLLIALLNTRYGLRRSELREKVYHDQSGNDVAFGRMFERDKNDLRQFGFEVETLTDLGWSEDDPATTRYRIGKESNRLPDVQLGPEEWTVLLLASQLWERAALGTSAQSALRKLKASGRMADVGLPAGVQPRIKPAGQAFDDLVAAMHSRHPVTFTYLAGTTGKEEPRTVEPWGLGSRFGQWYLVGHDRVRNATRHFRLSRFTSAVATLDKEHYTPPVDFNVREELARLPELPLRTAVVDVREGRLLALRRRSSPAAMDTGQPEPGYERLALQFRDPESLAEELASYGPDARAVAPAELAGAVRRRLRAAADFSAAPAPSYRFGEARTRSVRKRTSEDQLKRMLQLVPFLVHNQGLHIQDVADQFGVSRQELEDDLQILICSGLPEGYPDDLLDIQWDDDHVYITQDLDLTKPVRFTVEEACALLTGLETLNGLPEVAEGGALESVTLKLLAAAGEEGLRAASLSGPEVTPAEAATHATVRQAIESRSQLRLTYLSPQRDSISERDVDPLRLYSLDNTWYFEAYCHLVRGLRNFRLDRVQELHPNGAPIPAGITPAEGAPAKLFTANDDDTTVTVQLTRQGRGLADDYYAERTAELPDGGLVADIRFGNTAWLPMFVAQHGGSARILAPDELAEAARNWLAASLAMYGG, from the coding sequence GTGTCCGTATCCCGTACTGAACGTCTCCTCAACCTGCTCATCGCGCTCCTGAACACCCGGTACGGCCTCCGCCGCAGTGAGCTGCGGGAAAAGGTCTACCACGACCAGTCAGGCAACGACGTTGCCTTCGGCCGGATGTTCGAACGGGACAAGAACGACCTGCGCCAGTTCGGCTTCGAGGTGGAAACGCTGACGGACTTGGGATGGAGCGAGGACGATCCCGCCACCACCCGCTACCGCATCGGAAAGGAATCGAACCGCCTTCCCGACGTCCAGCTGGGGCCGGAGGAATGGACCGTGCTCCTCCTTGCCTCACAGCTGTGGGAACGCGCCGCCCTGGGCACGTCCGCCCAAAGCGCGCTCAGGAAACTCAAGGCGTCCGGCCGCATGGCCGACGTCGGACTGCCCGCCGGTGTCCAGCCGCGGATCAAGCCCGCCGGACAGGCCTTCGATGACCTGGTCGCCGCGATGCACTCCCGGCACCCCGTCACGTTCACCTACCTCGCGGGCACCACCGGCAAGGAGGAACCGCGGACGGTGGAGCCGTGGGGGCTGGGCAGCCGGTTTGGCCAGTGGTACCTCGTGGGCCATGACCGGGTGCGGAACGCCACCCGGCATTTCCGGCTCTCCCGCTTCACCAGTGCCGTGGCAACGCTGGACAAGGAGCACTACACGCCACCCGTGGACTTCAATGTGCGGGAGGAACTGGCGCGCCTCCCGGAACTTCCGCTGCGTACCGCGGTCGTGGACGTCAGGGAAGGCCGCCTCCTGGCCCTGCGCCGGCGGAGCTCTCCTGCAGCCATGGACACCGGCCAGCCGGAGCCCGGGTATGAGCGCCTGGCCCTGCAGTTCAGGGATCCTGAGAGCCTCGCTGAGGAACTCGCCTCCTACGGGCCGGATGCGCGGGCAGTAGCGCCCGCCGAACTGGCGGGCGCCGTCCGTCGCAGGCTTCGCGCCGCGGCCGACTTCAGCGCCGCACCTGCGCCCTCCTACCGCTTCGGCGAGGCCCGCACCCGCAGTGTCCGCAAACGCACGTCCGAAGACCAGCTCAAGCGGATGCTCCAACTGGTGCCCTTCCTGGTGCACAACCAGGGACTGCACATCCAGGACGTCGCAGACCAGTTCGGCGTCAGCAGGCAAGAACTTGAGGACGACCTCCAGATCCTCATCTGCTCCGGCCTTCCCGAGGGATACCCCGATGATCTCCTGGACATCCAGTGGGACGACGACCATGTCTACATCACCCAGGACCTCGACCTGACGAAACCGGTCCGCTTCACCGTGGAGGAAGCATGCGCCCTCCTGACCGGGCTGGAGACACTGAACGGGCTGCCGGAAGTAGCTGAGGGCGGCGCCCTGGAATCAGTGACGCTCAAGCTCCTGGCGGCCGCGGGCGAGGAAGGACTCAGGGCGGCTTCCCTTTCCGGTCCCGAAGTCACCCCTGCGGAGGCCGCCACGCACGCCACCGTGCGGCAGGCGATCGAGTCCCGCTCCCAGCTTCGCCTGACGTACCTGTCGCCCCAGCGCGACTCCATCTCCGAACGCGATGTGGACCCGCTCCGGCTCTATTCCCTGGACAACACTTGGTACTTCGAGGCCTACTGCCACCTTGTCCGCGGGCTGCGGAACTTCCGCCTGGACCGCGTCCAGGAGCTGCACCCGAACGGTGCTCCCATCCCTGCCGGTATCACCCCGGCGGAGGGGGCGCCCGCAAAGCTTTTCACCGCCAACGACGACGACACCACCGTCACCGTCCAGCTCACCCGGCAGGGGAGGGGACTGGCAGATGACTACTACGCGGAACGCACCGCGGAACTGCCCGACGGCGGCCTGGTGGCTGATATCCGCTTCGGCAACACCGCCTGGCTGCCGATGTTCGTGGCCCAGCACGGCGGTTCGGCCCGAATTCTTGCACCGGACGAGTTGGCGGAGGCGGCCCGCAACTGGCTGGCGGCATCCCTGGCCATGTACGGCGGCTAG
- a CDS encoding FKBP-type peptidyl-prolyl cis-trans isomerase, which produces MSFGQRDFDRQKPEIDFPEGDVPTELVITDLIEGDGREAKAGDTVSTHYVGVAWSTGEEFDASWGRGAPLDFRVGVGQVIQGWDQGLLGMKVGGRRRLEIPSELAYGSRGAGGAIAPNEALIFVVDLVGVR; this is translated from the coding sequence ATGTCATTTGGCCAACGTGATTTCGACCGCCAGAAGCCCGAAATCGACTTCCCGGAGGGCGACGTCCCCACGGAACTGGTCATTACCGACCTCATTGAGGGCGACGGGCGGGAAGCCAAAGCCGGCGACACCGTTTCCACCCACTACGTGGGCGTTGCCTGGTCAACGGGTGAAGAGTTCGACGCCTCGTGGGGCCGCGGGGCGCCGCTCGACTTCCGCGTAGGCGTCGGCCAGGTCATCCAGGGCTGGGACCAGGGCCTGCTCGGCATGAAGGTGGGCGGCCGCCGTCGACTCGAGATCCCCTCGGAGCTGGCGTACGGTTCGCGCGGCGCCGGCGGAGCCATCGCCCCGAATGAAGCCCTGATCTTCGTCGTGGACCTCGTCGGGGTCCGCTGA
- the prcA gene encoding proteasome subunit alpha: protein MTQQFYVSPEQLMKDRADFARKGIARGRSVVVVSCEDGIALVAENPSPSLHKIGEIYDKIAFAAVGKYNEFESLRQAGVRYADVRGYSYDREDVTARGLASVYAQSLGAVFTAEQKPFEVELAVAEVGPTQAEDHLYRLTFDGSIADEHSFVVMGGQADKVSSIIGQGWRSSLSFADAVRLAMAGLVPPGEGEEPAKALPAGALEVAVLDRQSESSRGSRRAFRRLTDAEITALLA, encoded by the coding sequence ATGACGCAGCAGTTCTACGTATCACCCGAGCAGCTGATGAAGGACCGTGCGGACTTCGCACGGAAGGGCATCGCCCGCGGCAGGTCGGTCGTCGTCGTCAGCTGCGAGGACGGCATCGCGCTTGTTGCGGAAAACCCCTCCCCGTCCCTCCACAAAATCGGTGAGATCTACGACAAAATCGCCTTCGCCGCCGTCGGCAAGTACAACGAGTTTGAAAGCCTCCGCCAGGCCGGGGTCCGCTACGCCGATGTGCGCGGATACTCCTACGACCGCGAGGACGTGACGGCCAGGGGACTGGCCAGCGTCTACGCGCAGAGCCTTGGCGCGGTGTTCACCGCCGAACAGAAGCCCTTCGAGGTGGAGCTTGCCGTGGCGGAGGTTGGCCCCACCCAGGCGGAGGACCACCTGTACCGGCTGACCTTCGATGGATCAATTGCAGACGAACACTCCTTTGTTGTGATGGGCGGCCAAGCAGATAAAGTCTCGTCCATAATCGGCCAGGGCTGGCGCAGCTCGCTGAGCTTCGCAGACGCTGTGCGCCTGGCGATGGCGGGACTGGTTCCGCCGGGCGAGGGGGAGGAACCGGCGAAGGCACTGCCGGCTGGAGCGCTGGAGGTGGCGGTCCTGGACCGGCAGTCGGAAAGCAGCCGCGGATCAAGGCGTGCGTTCCGCCGGCTCACTGACGCAGAGATCACTGCATTGCTGGCCTAG
- the prcB gene encoding proteasome subunit beta, with translation MQESTANQVAANATSSFTEHLQRDRPELLPYNRSLQAGAPAAAPLQVPHATTIVAMSYDGGVLMAGDRRATMGNVIASRHIEKVFPADRYSVLGIAGTAGIAIDLTRLFQVELEHYEKIEGTLLSLEGKANRLGAMIRGNLPLALQGLAVVPLFAGFDTSAGEGRLFSYDVTGGRYEEREHHTVGSGSVFARGALKKLWRPNLTAAEATAVAVESLYDAADDDSATGGPDTVRQLWPVIYTVDSSGARRVPDSELAAASRNVIEARTIAGREA, from the coding sequence GTGCAGGAATCAACCGCCAACCAGGTAGCCGCCAACGCCACCTCATCGTTCACCGAACACCTGCAGCGGGACCGGCCCGAGCTTCTGCCCTACAACCGGTCCCTCCAGGCAGGCGCGCCCGCCGCCGCCCCGTTGCAGGTTCCGCATGCCACCACGATCGTGGCGATGAGCTATGACGGCGGTGTCCTGATGGCGGGGGACCGGCGGGCCACCATGGGCAATGTCATAGCCAGCCGGCACATCGAAAAGGTGTTTCCTGCCGACCGCTACTCCGTCCTGGGGATCGCGGGGACCGCCGGCATCGCGATTGACCTCACCAGGTTGTTCCAGGTGGAACTCGAGCACTACGAGAAGATCGAGGGCACGCTCCTCAGCCTTGAAGGCAAGGCAAACCGGCTTGGCGCCATGATCAGGGGAAACCTCCCGCTGGCACTGCAGGGACTCGCAGTGGTGCCGCTCTTCGCCGGGTTCGATACCAGCGCCGGTGAGGGCCGGCTGTTTTCCTACGATGTCACCGGCGGCCGCTACGAGGAACGTGAGCACCACACGGTGGGATCCGGATCCGTTTTTGCACGCGGCGCCCTGAAGAAGCTCTGGCGGCCTAACCTTACGGCGGCAGAAGCCACCGCCGTCGCGGTTGAATCCCTTTACGACGCCGCCGATGACGACTCGGCCACCGGTGGTCCTGACACAGTGAGGCAACTCTGGCCCGTCATCTACACCGTGGACAGCTCAGGGGCCCGGCGGGTTCCGGACAGCGAGCTGGCAGCTGCTTCGAGGAACGTCATCGAAGCCCGCACCATCGCTGGACGGGAGGCCTAA
- a CDS encoding FKBP-type peptidyl-prolyl cis-trans isomerase has product MRRLLAILLPGLLLLTACGGSTAEPEPTSVSAGETAKFDSLKLTDNGDKKAPGVEFTKPLEVAEPTIKVITEGSGETVKANQVANISILALNGTDGTTLEDTFPGEPEPLELNEELKTGSEVIYNAFVGSKVGSSLALAVPGQAASAGAEAQPTQLLVIKVLSAEDVAPVLEKPEGETVTPPAGLPTVTEKDGIPEINVEGVAAPTALVSQDLIKGTGATVKESDTLTVNYVGVTLVGGTKFDSSFDRGEPASFPLTGVIKGWTQGLAGKTVGSRVLLVIPKDLAYGDAGQGEAKGDLVFVVDILGAK; this is encoded by the coding sequence GTGCGCCGACTACTAGCAATCCTTCTTCCCGGCCTGCTGCTGCTGACCGCCTGCGGCGGGTCAACCGCAGAGCCGGAACCCACCAGCGTATCCGCCGGTGAGACTGCCAAGTTCGACTCCCTCAAACTGACCGACAACGGGGACAAGAAAGCTCCCGGTGTTGAATTCACCAAGCCGTTGGAAGTGGCAGAACCCACCATCAAGGTGATCACCGAGGGCAGCGGCGAAACGGTCAAGGCCAACCAGGTCGCCAACATCTCCATCCTCGCCCTGAACGGCACTGACGGCACCACGCTCGAGGACACGTTCCCGGGTGAACCGGAACCGCTTGAGCTGAACGAGGAGCTGAAAACCGGCAGCGAGGTCATCTACAACGCATTCGTCGGGTCGAAGGTGGGCTCCAGCCTGGCACTGGCTGTTCCCGGCCAGGCGGCATCAGCCGGAGCCGAAGCCCAGCCCACCCAGCTCCTGGTCATCAAGGTGCTGTCCGCGGAGGATGTTGCGCCGGTCCTGGAAAAGCCCGAGGGCGAGACCGTGACCCCGCCGGCAGGATTGCCCACCGTCACCGAAAAGGACGGCATCCCCGAGATCAACGTCGAAGGCGTAGCCGCTCCCACAGCCTTGGTGTCCCAGGACCTCATCAAGGGCACCGGCGCCACCGTGAAGGAATCCGACACCCTGACCGTCAACTACGTGGGCGTCACCCTCGTTGGCGGTACCAAGTTCGATTCAAGCTTCGACCGGGGCGAACCCGCAAGCTTTCCGCTGACCGGCGTCATCAAGGGCTGGACCCAGGGCCTTGCCGGCAAGACCGTTGGTTCCCGCGTCCTCCTGGTCATCCCCAAGGATCTTGCCTACGGAGACGCCGGACAGGGCGAGGCCAAGGGGGACCTCGTCTTCGTAGTGGACATCCTCGGGGCGAAGTAG
- the pafA gene encoding Pup--protein ligase yields the protein MDKRIFGIETEFGISYSSPDSRPLAPEEVARYLFRKVVSWGRSSNVFLTNGSRLYLDVGSHPEYATAECDDLAQLIAHDRAGELILDDLVDEAQARLAAEGFNGTVYLFKNNTDSAGNSYGSHENYLIPRRGEFSRLAEILIPFLVTRQLIAGAGKILKTPHGATYAFSQRADHIWEGVSSATTRSRPIINTRDEPHADAEFYRRLHVIVGDSNMSEATAMMKIGTVDLVLRMIEAGVIMRDMRMENPIRSIREISHDLSGRALVRLANGRQLTALEIQQEYLTKVTAFVKEHGAHNPHVPLILDLWERTLKSIESGDFRSIDTEIDWAIKKKLMDNYRERHGLGLDAPRIAQLDLTYHDISRSRGLYYLLQSRGAVRRIVDDTVIKDAVDVPPQTTRAKLRGDFVRRAQELGRDYTVDWVHLKLNDRAHQTILCKDPFRSVDERVDALLDSMG from the coding sequence ATGGACAAGAGAATTTTCGGTATCGAAACCGAATTCGGCATCTCGTATTCGAGCCCCGACTCGAGGCCCCTTGCCCCCGAGGAGGTGGCCCGGTACCTCTTCCGGAAAGTCGTTAGCTGGGGGCGTTCCTCCAATGTCTTCCTGACCAACGGCTCACGGCTCTACCTCGATGTGGGGTCCCACCCGGAATATGCCACCGCAGAGTGTGATGACCTGGCGCAGCTCATTGCCCATGACCGGGCGGGGGAGCTCATCCTTGATGACCTTGTGGACGAGGCACAGGCCCGCTTGGCGGCCGAAGGGTTCAACGGAACGGTATACCTGTTCAAAAACAACACGGACTCGGCCGGAAACTCGTACGGCAGCCACGAAAACTACCTGATTCCCCGCCGCGGCGAGTTCTCGCGGCTGGCGGAAATCCTGATCCCGTTCCTGGTCACCCGCCAGCTGATTGCGGGCGCCGGCAAGATCCTCAAGACGCCACATGGGGCAACGTATGCCTTCTCGCAGCGGGCTGACCATATCTGGGAGGGCGTGTCCTCAGCCACCACCAGGTCCCGCCCCATCATCAACACCCGCGACGAGCCGCACGCGGACGCGGAATTCTATCGTCGCCTCCACGTCATCGTGGGGGACTCGAACATGTCCGAAGCCACGGCCATGATGAAGATCGGCACCGTGGACCTGGTGCTGCGGATGATCGAGGCCGGGGTGATCATGCGGGATATGCGCATGGAGAACCCCATCCGAAGCATCCGTGAAATTTCCCACGACCTCAGCGGCCGCGCACTGGTCCGCCTGGCGAACGGCCGCCAGCTCACCGCACTCGAAATCCAGCAGGAATACCTGACCAAAGTCACGGCCTTCGTCAAGGAGCACGGGGCCCATAACCCCCACGTCCCGCTGATCCTGGACCTCTGGGAACGCACCCTCAAGTCCATCGAAAGCGGCGACTTCCGCAGCATCGACACCGAAATCGACTGGGCCATCAAGAAGAAGCTCATGGACAATTACCGTGAGCGCCATGGACTGGGCCTGGACGCGCCGCGGATTGCCCAGCTGGACCTGACGTACCACGACATCTCCCGCAGCCGAGGCCTCTACTACCTGCTTCAGTCCCGTGGTGCTGTCCGCCGCATTGTTGATGACACAGTTATCAAGGACGCCGTGGACGTCCCGCCCCAGACAACCCGGGCAAAGCTGCGCGGGGACTTCGTGCGGCGAGCCCAGGAACTGGGCCGGGACTACACCGTGGACTGGGTGCACCTGAAGCTGAATGACCGGGCACACCAGACCATCCTGTGCAAGGATCCCTTCCGCAGCGTTGATGAGCGTGTGGATGCGCTGCTTGACTCTATGGGCTGA
- a CDS encoding ubiquitin-like protein Pup: MAGQEQQQPQSRDSQVEEDIPEAPPAPPEAQASASTEGVDDLLDEIDGVLESNAEEFVRAFVQKGGQ, encoded by the coding sequence ATGGCAGGCCAGGAGCAGCAGCAGCCGCAGTCACGCGACAGCCAGGTCGAAGAGGACATTCCCGAGGCGCCTCCCGCACCGCCTGAGGCGCAGGCCTCGGCATCAACGGAAGGCGTGGACGACCTCCTCGACGAGATCGACGGCGTCCTCGAATCCAATGCGGAAGAATTTGTCCGGGCGTTCGTCCAAAAGGGCGGTCAGTAA
- the tatA gene encoding Sec-independent protein translocase subunit TatA, with product MGRLFDGPWPIVIIIVVALLLFAAPKLPAMARSLGQSMRIIKSEVKEMKNDGKTESTDASGPVEGTIVNHPKAKPGEPTDGTDVPPSNRA from the coding sequence GTGGGAAGACTCTTTGATGGCCCTTGGCCCATCGTAATCATCATCGTTGTTGCTCTGCTCCTCTTTGCCGCGCCCAAACTTCCGGCCATGGCACGCAGCCTTGGCCAGTCCATGCGGATCATCAAATCCGAGGTCAAGGAAATGAAGAACGACGGCAAGACCGAATCCACTGACGCCTCAGGTCCGGTGGAAGGCACCATCGTCAACCACCCCAAGGCGAAGCCCGGTGAGCCGACAGACGGCACTGACGTTCCGCCGTCGAACCGCGCCTGA
- the arc gene encoding proteasome ATPase produces the protein METPNQDSGRTPAEQSAANDLSVADRQVNILRDKLRHIDRQLAAATQNNTKLVSMLETAKAEILRLKNALDQEGQPPYSFGTILQLNPKRQPSPGSSGQAATEESVDIFNAGRKMRVGISPLVNINQLAVGQEVLLNEALLVVAGLGYERAGELATLKEMLGADRALVVGRADEERVVRLSGALLAEKLRVGDALSVDSRTGYALEKVPRSEVENLVLEEVPDITYEDIGGLGPQIEQIRDAVELPFLHPDLYREHGLKAPKGILLYGPPGCGKTLIAKAVANSLAARAAERSGNVDLKSYFLNIKGPELLDKYVGETERHIRLIFSRAREKASDGSPVVVFFDEMDSLFRTRGTGISSDVETTIVPQLLSEIDGVERLDNVIVIGASNREDMIDPAILRPGRLDVKVKINRPDAEAAADIFNKYITPDLPFHETDLAEHDGDVQATVDAMVQRTVEAMYSTDKSNEFLEVTYANGDTEMLYFKDFNSGAVVQNVVDRAKKYAIKDLLTTHQKGLRIEHLLRAVVDEFREHEDMPNTTNPDDWARISGKKGERITYIRTIVQGKAGQEPGKSIETMPTTGQYL, from the coding sequence CTGCGGCAACGCAGAACAACACCAAGCTGGTCAGCATGCTTGAAACCGCGAAGGCCGAGATCCTCCGGCTGAAAAACGCGTTGGACCAGGAGGGGCAGCCGCCCTACAGCTTCGGTACCATCCTCCAGTTGAATCCCAAGCGGCAGCCCTCACCGGGCAGCAGCGGACAGGCGGCAACCGAGGAGTCGGTGGACATCTTCAACGCCGGGCGGAAAATGCGCGTGGGCATCAGCCCCCTGGTCAACATCAACCAGCTGGCCGTGGGCCAGGAGGTCCTGCTCAACGAGGCCCTCCTTGTGGTTGCCGGACTGGGATACGAGCGGGCCGGCGAGCTGGCCACGCTCAAGGAAATGCTCGGTGCCGACCGCGCCCTGGTGGTGGGGCGTGCGGATGAGGAGCGGGTTGTCCGGCTTTCCGGAGCGCTCCTGGCAGAAAAACTCCGCGTGGGCGATGCCCTGTCGGTTGACTCAAGGACCGGCTACGCGCTCGAAAAGGTGCCCCGCTCCGAGGTGGAAAACCTCGTGCTGGAAGAAGTTCCTGACATCACCTACGAGGACATTGGCGGCCTTGGGCCCCAGATCGAGCAGATCCGGGACGCCGTCGAACTGCCGTTCCTCCACCCCGACCTCTACCGGGAACACGGCCTCAAGGCTCCCAAGGGGATCCTGCTGTACGGTCCTCCCGGCTGCGGCAAGACGCTCATTGCCAAGGCCGTGGCCAATTCCCTGGCCGCCCGCGCCGCGGAGCGTTCAGGCAACGTTGACCTGAAGAGCTATTTCCTCAACATCAAAGGGCCGGAACTCCTCGACAAGTACGTCGGCGAGACCGAGCGCCACATCCGGCTGATTTTCTCCAGGGCACGCGAAAAGGCCTCCGACGGCAGCCCGGTAGTGGTGTTTTTCGACGAAATGGACTCCCTCTTCCGTACCCGCGGCACCGGGATTTCGTCCGACGTCGAAACAACCATCGTGCCGCAGCTGCTCAGCGAGATCGACGGGGTGGAGCGGCTGGACAACGTGATCGTCATCGGCGCGTCAAACCGTGAGGACATGATCGATCCGGCGATCCTCCGGCCGGGCCGGCTTGACGTCAAGGTCAAGATCAACCGTCCGGATGCGGAGGCTGCCGCTGACATTTTCAACAAGTACATCACTCCGGACCTGCCGTTCCATGAAACGGACCTCGCTGAGCACGACGGCGATGTCCAGGCCACGGTGGACGCCATGGTCCAGCGCACGGTCGAGGCCATGTACTCCACGGACAAGTCCAACGAGTTCCTGGAGGTCACCTACGCCAACGGCGACACGGAAATGCTCTACTTCAAGGACTTCAACTCCGGTGCCGTGGTGCAAAACGTTGTGGACCGGGCCAAGAAGTATGCCATCAAGGACCTCCTCACGACGCACCAGAAGGGCCTTAGGATCGAGCACCTGCTGCGCGCCGTCGTGGACGAATTCCGCGAGCACGAGGATATGCCCAACACCACCAACCCGGATGACTGGGCTCGGATCTCGGGCAAGAAGGGCGAGCGGATCACATACATCCGCACCATCGTCCAAGGCAAGGCAGGCCAGGAACCCGGCAAGTCGATCGAAACCATGCCGACCACAGGGCAGTATCTATGA
- the dop gene encoding depupylase/deamidase Dop, translated as MTAAPEPAAGGTLPAGGAMRVMGAETEYGIHAPSAPTANATMMSARVVQAYAQVTRQRAAGGAETRWDYTDEEPLHDARGWTVDRGSAHPSQLTDQPPVLDAETVALAYGREELELDGQDESGTLLMNMVLGNGARLYVDHAHPEYSSPEVTSPRDAVKWDAAGDLVALATVRRLAADPGLPPVNLYKNNTDNKSVSYGSHENYLMPRSVPFGDIVRGLTPFFVSRQILCGSGRVGIGQDSSTPGYQISQRADFFEAEVGLETTIRRPIINTRDEPHATADKYRRLHVIIGDANLSQVSNYLKFGTTAMVLSLIEAGLAPKIEVYEPVSALQAISHDTTLTAKLRLLDGRRVTALDLQWMYHEAAAKLAQDTGVGDAVDGDGHTHEVLERWATVLTQLDNDRAAAASSVEWLAKLSLLDGYRERDGLEWNDARLGLVDLQWADIRPEKGLYYRFLARGRMQRILEDDAIAAAVTEPPADTRAYFRGKCISSFGKDVVGASWDSVIFDVPGYGRLQRVPTREPLRGTKALTGALFERYRDAGPFLAELLGHNAPPAA; from the coding sequence ATGACGGCTGCACCGGAACCCGCGGCCGGGGGAACCCTGCCGGCCGGCGGGGCCATGCGGGTGATGGGGGCGGAAACCGAATACGGCATCCATGCTCCCTCCGCCCCTACTGCCAATGCCACAATGATGAGCGCCAGGGTGGTCCAGGCGTATGCGCAGGTAACCCGGCAGCGTGCCGCCGGTGGAGCGGAGACCCGCTGGGACTACACGGATGAGGAGCCGCTGCACGATGCCCGCGGCTGGACAGTGGACCGCGGCTCAGCGCATCCGAGCCAGCTCACCGACCAGCCGCCGGTGCTTGACGCGGAGACGGTGGCACTGGCCTACGGGCGCGAGGAGCTGGAGCTCGACGGGCAGGACGAGTCCGGAACGCTGCTGATGAACATGGTCCTCGGCAACGGCGCGCGGCTGTACGTGGACCACGCCCACCCCGAGTACTCCAGTCCGGAGGTGACCAGCCCCCGCGACGCCGTTAAGTGGGACGCCGCCGGAGACCTGGTGGCGCTGGCCACGGTGCGCCGGCTGGCAGCAGATCCAGGCCTTCCCCCCGTCAACCTCTACAAGAACAACACGGACAACAAGTCGGTGTCCTACGGCTCGCACGAGAACTACCTCATGCCGCGTTCCGTCCCCTTCGGCGACATTGTGCGGGGCCTGACGCCCTTCTTCGTGAGCCGCCAAATCCTCTGCGGATCCGGGCGGGTGGGAATCGGCCAGGACAGCTCCACCCCGGGGTACCAGATCAGCCAACGTGCCGATTTCTTCGAAGCGGAAGTGGGCCTGGAAACCACCATCCGCCGGCCCATCATCAACACCAGGGACGAGCCGCACGCGACGGCGGACAAGTACCGGCGCCTGCACGTCATCATCGGCGATGCAAACCTCAGCCAGGTTTCCAACTACCTGAAGTTCGGAACCACTGCCATGGTCCTCAGCCTCATTGAGGCGGGCCTCGCTCCGAAAATCGAAGTGTATGAGCCGGTGTCCGCGCTCCAGGCGATCAGCCACGATACGACGCTCACCGCAAAGCTGCGGCTGCTGGACGGCAGGCGGGTCACGGCCCTAGACCTCCAGTGGATGTACCACGAGGCTGCTGCCAAGCTGGCCCAGGACACCGGGGTCGGGGACGCAGTGGACGGGGACGGCCACACGCACGAAGTCCTGGAGCGTTGGGCTACCGTCCTGACCCAGCTCGACAACGACCGGGCCGCGGCTGCTTCCTCGGTTGAGTGGCTTGCCAAACTGTCGCTGCTCGACGGATACCGTGAACGCGACGGGCTGGAGTGGAACGACGCCAGGCTCGGCCTCGTCGACCTCCAGTGGGCTGACATCAGGCCCGAAAAGGGGCTCTACTACAGGTTCCTCGCCCGGGGCAGGATGCAAAGAATCCTTGAAGACGATGCTATTGCCGCGGCCGTCACTGAACCGCCCGCCGATACCCGCGCGTACTTCAGGGGCAAGTGCATCAGCAGCTTCGGCAAGGACGTCGTGGGCGCCAGTTGGGACTCCGTCATCTTCGATGTCCCAGGATACGGCCGGCTGCAGCGGGTGCCCACCAGGGAACCGCTCCGGGGAACCAAAGCCCTTACCGGAGCGTTGTTTGAACGCTACCGGGACGCGGGCCCGTTCCTCGCGGAGCTTCTGGGACATAACGCTCCGCCTGCGGCGTAA